In Candidatus Poribacteria bacterium, the following proteins share a genomic window:
- a CDS encoding sugar phosphate isomerase/epimerase: MQNSLKERFGFDAPKHKPIEESIQWAGENGFGYIDFQADVPPNDIASFDTVRVRRVRDLCQTHEIAIGIHPSSAINNAEYVPLMSEAVDGYLYANLELAQRLGCGWIIGHGGYHFGDVAQRRDAAIERIQRLVEQAEQAEIVVFFENHNREPEHAEIHYIPHNVEETHWFFDAIRSPYLKWAFNVAHGHLVPEGWQGFLDAFGVENIGQVRLNDNTGEYEIHLIPGEGTIDFVDLFAQLNGHGYDGWFSLGFGDDADKVRIRNQFTTYV, encoded by the coding sequence TTGCAGAATAGCCTGAAGGAACGCTTTGGATTTGATGCACCGAAACACAAACCTATCGAAGAATCGATCCAATGGGCAGGAGAGAATGGGTTTGGGTACATTGATTTCCAAGCCGATGTTCCTCCGAATGACATCGCTTCGTTTGACACGGTGCGCGTCCGCAGAGTGCGCGACCTGTGCCAAACCCACGAAATTGCTATCGGTATCCACCCGTCTTCGGCAATCAACAACGCCGAATACGTCCCGCTCATGTCTGAGGCGGTCGATGGTTATCTCTATGCGAACTTAGAACTGGCACAACGGCTCGGATGTGGTTGGATCATCGGGCATGGTGGGTATCATTTCGGAGATGTCGCCCAACGTCGAGACGCTGCGATTGAACGAATACAACGTTTGGTCGAGCAAGCAGAGCAAGCGGAGATAGTCGTCTTCTTTGAAAACCACAATCGAGAACCGGAGCATGCCGAAATCCATTACATTCCCCATAACGTTGAAGAGACGCATTGGTTTTTCGATGCTATTCGTTCCCCTTATCTCAAATGGGCGTTCAATGTCGCTCACGGCCATCTCGTACCAGAAGGGTGGCAAGGCTTCTTAGATGCGTTCGGCGTGGAGAATATCGGTCAGGTTCGCCTCAATGATAATACGGGTGAATATGAGATCCATCTCATTCCCGGTGAAGGCACGATTGATTTTGTGGATCTGTTTGCACAATTGAATGGACACGGCTATGATGGCTGGTTTAGTCTTGGATTCGGCGATGATGCAGATAAGGTACGGATACGGAATCAGTTTACTACGTATGTGTAG
- a CDS encoding type II toxin-antitoxin system HicA family toxin: protein MKRRDLIRELKKMGCVLIRHGAKHDWYHNPNTRVSQPVPRHRELKDPLAKHILKMLRD from the coding sequence ATGAAAAGACGAGATCTGATTCGTGAATTGAAGAAGATGGGGTGTGTACTTATTCGCCATGGTGCAAAACACGATTGGTACCACAATCCCAACACACGTGTTTCTCAACCAGTTCCTCGCCATAGAGAGCTTAAAGATCCTTTGGCAAAGCACATTCTCAAGATGCTCAGGGATTAA
- a CDS encoding type II toxin-antitoxin system HicB family antitoxin — translation MQTQKYIYWQDGTMFLGYLEAYPDYWTQGETVEVLEENLLDLYTELTSGNIPGIRKVAELQIA, via the coding sequence ATGCAAACACAAAAATACATTTACTGGCAAGATGGAACCATGTTTCTTGGGTACCTTGAGGCATATCCTGATTATTGGACGCAGGGTGAAACAGTAGAAGTTTTAGAAGAAAATCTACTTGACCTTTACACTGAACTCACCAGCGGCAACATTCCGGGCATCCGAAAGGTTGCCGAACTACAGATCGCATGA